From Anomalospiza imberbis isolate Cuckoo-Finch-1a 21T00152 chromosome 22, ASM3175350v1, whole genome shotgun sequence, a single genomic window includes:
- the ATP5F1B gene encoding ATP synthase subunit beta, mitochondrial, with product MLGLAGRSAAAAAAARPLLPRGAAPVRDLLPLLLGRGAAPAAAVGARRDYAAQAAPAAKAGSSTGRIVAVIGAVVDVQFDEGLPPILNALEVQGRETRLVLEVAQHLGENTVRTIAMDGTEGLVRGQKVLDSGAPIRIPVGPETLGRIMNVIGEPIDERGPITTKQFAAIHAEAPEFVEMSVEQEILVTGIKVVDLLAPYAKGGKIGLFGGAGVGKTVLIMELINNVAKAHGGYSVFAGVGERTREGNDLYHEMIESGVINLKDATSKVALVYGQMNEPPGARARVALTGLTVAEYFRDQEGQDVLLFIDNIFRFTQAGSEVSALLGRIPSAVGYQPTLATDMGTMQERITTTRKGSITSVQAIYVPADDLTDPAPATTFAHLDATTVLSRAIAELGIYPAVDPLDSTSRIMDPNIVGPEHYDVARGVQKILQDYKSLQDIIAILGMDELSEEDKLTVARARKIQRFLSQPFQVAEVFTGHMGKLVPLKETIKGFKQILAGEYDHLPEQAFYMVGPIEEAVAKAEKLAEEHA from the exons ATGTTGGGGCTCGCGGGTCgttccgccgccgccgccgccgcggcccggccgctgctgccccgcggggccgccccggtCCGGGACCTCCTCCCGCTGCTCCTcggccgcggcgccgcccctGCTGCCGCCGTCGGGGCGC GACGGGACTATGCCGCCCAGGCAGCGCCGGCCGCCAAGGCCGGCTCCTCCACCGGCCGCATCGTGGCCGTCATCGGGGCCGTGGTGGATGTGCAGTTCGACGAGGGGCTGCCCCCCATCCTGAACGCCcttgaggtgcagggcagggagacGCGGCTGGTGTTGGAGGTGGCTCAGCACCTGG GGGAGAACACCGTGCGCACCATTGCCATGGACGGCACGGAAGGGCTGGTGAGGGGACAGAAGGTGCTGGACTCTGGTGCTCCCATCCGCATCCCCGTGGGCCCCGAGACCCTGGGCAGGATCATGAATGTCATCGGGGAGCCCATCGACGAGAGGGGCCCCATCACGACCAAACA GTTTGCTGCTATCCACGCCGAGGCCCCTGAGTTCGTGGAGATGAGCGTGGAGCAGGAGATCCTGGTGACAGGGATCAAGGTCGTGGATCTGCTGGCTCCCTACGCCAAGGGTGGCAAGATCG GTTTGTTTGGAGGTGCTGGTGTCGGCAAGACCGTGCTGATCATGGAGCTGATCAACAACGTGGCCAAGGCCCACGGCGGTTACTCGGTGTTCGCCGGCGTGGGCGAGAGGACCCGCGAGGGCAACGACTTGTACCACGAGATGATCGAGTCTGGGGTCATCAACCTCAAAGATGCCACTTCCAAG GTCGCTCTGGTCTACGGGCAGATGAACGAGCCCCCGGGCGCCCGCGCCAGGGTGGCCCTGACAGGGCTGACGGTGGCCGAGTACTTCAGGGACCAGGAGGGTCAGGACGTGCTGCTCTTCATCGACAACATCTTCCGCTTCACCCAGGCCGGCTCCGAg GTGTCAGCCCTGCTGGGCAGAATCCCCTCGGCCGTGGGCTACCAGCCCACGCTGGCCACTGACATGGGCACCATGCAGGAGCGTATCACCACCACGCGCAAGGGCTCCATCACCTCCGTGCAG GCTATTTATGTGCCGGCCGATGACTTGACTGACCCCGCGCCCGCCACCACCTTTGCCCACTTGGACGCCACCACGGTGTTGTCCCGTGCCATCGCTGAGCTGGGCATCTACCCGGCCGTGGACCCCCTGGACTCCACCTCCCGCATCATGGACCCCAACATCGTGGGGCCCGAGCACTACGACGTGGCTCGGGGTGTGCAGAAGATCCTTCAG GACTACAAGTCACTGCAGGACATCATCGCCATCCTGGGCATGGACGAGTTGTCCGAGGAGGACAAACTGACCGTGGCCCGTGCCCGCAAGATCCAGCGCTTCCTGTCCCAGCCCTTCCAGGTGGCCGAGGTCTTCACCGGCCACATGGGCAAGTTGGTGCCACTGAAAGAGACCATCAAGGGCTTCAAGCAGATCCTGGCAG GTGAATATGACCACCTGCCTGAGCAGGCTTTCTACATGGTGGGGCCCATCGAGGAGGCGGTGGCCAAGGCAGAGAAGCTGGCAGAGGAACACGCCTGA